One stretch of Malus domestica chromosome 14, GDT2T_hap1 DNA includes these proteins:
- the LOC103431093 gene encoding uncharacterized protein — MTNESVKPSSHSSTDHGGSRNDKQLDKEIGDMVSAITNRVTDIHKSGSIHHEDEDEDGVRIITLAGSNTGATLRGELDHENVNKLAGLHGGGPALEEADGLSTYVNSNFQAVNNSLMMGGNYTTNDPGVRMDITDVVEPHGGHCGKPEKRGWKEKKKEKEKEKEKERESFHSDQHHDTD; from the coding sequence ATGACAAACGAGTCAGTTAAACCCAGCAGCCACTCCTCAACCGATCACGGAGGCAGCAGGAACGACAAGCAACTGGACAAAGAAATCGGAGACATGGTCTCCGCCATCACCAACCGAGTCACGGACATCCACAAGTCTGGCTCCATCCACCACGAGGACGAGGACGAAGATGGCGTCAGGATCATCACCCTTGCAGGATCCAACACCGGAGCTACATTGAGGGGTGAGCTAGATCATGAGAACGTTAACAAACTTGCAGGGCTTCATGGTGGCGGTCCGGCTTTGGAAGAGGCTGATGGGCTGAGCACTTATGTGAACAGCAACTTCCAGGCCGTGAACAACTCCCTCATGATGGGCGGCAACTACACCACGAATGACCCCGGCGTTCGCATGGACATCACAGATGTTGTGGAGCCGCACGGCGGGCATTGTGGGAAGCCGGAGAAGCGGGggtggaaggagaagaagaaggagaaggagaaggagaaggagaaggagagggagagctTCCATAGCGACCAGCATCATGATACGGACTGA